One window from the genome of Breoghania sp. L-A4 encodes:
- the flgH gene encoding flagellar basal body L-ring protein FlgH encodes MSAQRLGLISCRALTACCLAAITAGCSAADRLKNIGEAPSLSAIQDPTTTAGYRPVQMPMPQPTQVHYSPNSLWRSGARTFFKDQRARQIGDILTVLVTISDKAEIDNATSRSRTSSDSVGAGGAIGSAIDTILLPAGMAASNLADISSGSNQSGSGSVDRAEVLQTTVSAVVTQVLPNGNLVIEGRQEIRVNFEVRELIVAGVIRPEDVGAENTIESSKIAEARISYGGRGQITEVQQPRYGSQVLDIILPF; translated from the coding sequence ATGAGTGCCCAGCGTCTTGGTCTCATCTCCTGCCGCGCATTGACGGCGTGCTGCCTTGCGGCGATCACAGCCGGCTGCAGCGCCGCCGACAGGCTTAAGAACATCGGCGAGGCACCTTCGCTGAGCGCCATTCAGGATCCGACAACCACCGCCGGCTACCGCCCCGTGCAGATGCCGATGCCACAACCGACCCAGGTTCACTACAGCCCCAACTCGCTGTGGCGTTCCGGCGCGCGCACCTTCTTCAAGGACCAGCGCGCCCGCCAGATCGGCGACATCCTCACCGTTCTGGTGACGATTTCCGACAAGGCGGAGATCGACAACGCGACGTCCCGTTCGCGAACCTCCTCCGACAGCGTCGGCGCCGGCGGGGCGATCGGCAGCGCGATCGACACGATCCTGCTGCCCGCGGGCATGGCGGCGAGCAACCTCGCCGACATTTCCTCCGGCTCCAACCAGAGCGGTTCAGGATCTGTGGATCGCGCGGAAGTGCTGCAGACGACCGTCTCCGCGGTCGTCACCCAGGTGCTGCCGAACGGCAATCTCGTGATCGAGGGACGCCAGGAGATCCGGGTGAACTTCGAAGTGCGCGAGTTGATCGTCGCCGGTGTGATCCGGCCCGAGGACGTGGGCGCAGAGAACACCATCGAGTCGTCGAAGATCGCCGAGGCCCGCATCTCGTATGGCGGCCGCGGGCAGATCACGGAAGTCCAGCAGCCGCGTTACGGCAGCCAGGTCCTCGACATCATCCTGCCGTTCTAG
- the dksA gene encoding RNA polymerase-binding protein DksA has translation MTVAVEEEYRPKEGDPFMNERQREYFRTKLLVWKEEILRESRETLTHLQEESQNHPDLADRASSESDRSIELRARDRQRKLISKIDAALQRIEDGSYGYCEETGEAISVKRLDARPIATLSVEAQERHERRERVYRDD, from the coding sequence ATGACGGTTGCAGTTGAGGAAGAATATCGTCCCAAAGAGGGCGATCCGTTCATGAACGAGAGGCAGCGCGAGTATTTTCGCACCAAGCTGCTCGTATGGAAGGAAGAGATCCTCCGTGAAAGTCGGGAAACGCTGACCCACCTTCAGGAGGAAAGCCAGAACCACCCCGATCTCGCGGATCGGGCATCGTCGGAATCGGATCGCTCGATCGAGCTTCGTGCAAGGGATCGGCAGCGCAAGCTGATCTCCAAGATCGACGCCGCATTGCAGCGCATCGAGGACGGCAGCTACGGCTACTGCGAAGAAACCGGCGAAGCGATCTCGGTGAAGCGTCTTGACGCCCGGCCGATCGCCACCTTGTCGGTTGAAGCGCAGGAGCGCCACGAGCGCCGCGAACGCGTCTATCGCGACGATTGA
- a CDS encoding flagellar assembly protein FliX, translating into MQSRPAAKRNKKSGATFSTEEPTESARSGTVAGSGAVHGVDALLSLQEIDDPLVGRKRAVKRGHDMLDALEAMHAALLAGNVPGERLERITQLISMRAPSGDPSLEAMIDDIELRARVELAKLGRFPA; encoded by the coding sequence GTGCAATCGCGCCCGGCCGCCAAGCGCAACAAGAAGTCCGGGGCGACCTTTTCCACCGAGGAGCCCACGGAAAGCGCCCGCTCGGGAACGGTCGCCGGCAGCGGCGCGGTGCATGGCGTCGACGCGCTGTTGTCGTTGCAGGAGATTGACGATCCGTTGGTGGGCCGCAAACGGGCGGTGAAGCGCGGCCACGACATGCTCGATGCACTGGAGGCGATGCATGCGGCGCTGCTTGCGGGCAATGTCCCGGGCGAGCGGCTGGAGCGAATCACCCAGCTCATCAGCATGCGCGCGCCATCGGGTGATCCGTCGCTGGAAGCGATGATTGACGACATAGAATTGCGCGCCCGCGTCGAGCTCGCCAAGCTTGGCCGGTTTCCCGCTTGA
- a CDS encoding rod-binding protein → MATDPLFTSQTQSQAQLQTQLLARMKGQQQTNGPAARDAAAKLNDPTRAVAEDFEAVFLQNMFNAMFETVEGGGTFGDSNASETWRGMLAEEYAKTVVKAGGIGIAESVQSELIALQEGHF, encoded by the coding sequence ATGGCCACCGATCCGCTTTTCACCAGCCAGACCCAATCGCAGGCTCAGCTCCAGACACAATTGCTGGCCCGGATGAAGGGGCAGCAACAGACGAACGGCCCGGCCGCGCGCGACGCGGCGGCGAAACTCAACGACCCCACCCGCGCCGTGGCCGAGGATTTCGAAGCGGTTTTTCTGCAGAACATGTTCAACGCGATGTTCGAAACCGTCGAGGGCGGCGGCACGTTCGGCGATTCAAACGCCTCGGAAACCTGGCGCGGCATGCTCGCCGAAGAATACGCCAAGACGGTCGTCAAGGCTGGCGGCATCGGCATCGCCGAGTCGGTGCAAAGCGAACTCATCGCATTACAGGAAGGCCATTTCTAA
- a CDS encoding flagellin, which yields MSDITLSAGVRQNLLSLQNTADLMATTQNRLATGKKVNSALDNPTNFFTASSLQSRSNDLSQLMDGMSNGIKTLEAADNGLTSITKTLESMKSTLSQARQDKSFETSSFTIDSATIGTATAETLSISGGAVGTTPVDVALNTADVAATAATLTGAGGTDLSVADPDLSALAGETLTLSDGTNTVAYTFTGSATGQKAALESALSASGFTTAGTAGGLDVSRADGANVTVTTTNASVDAVIGLANNDVSVDGVAGTTGTVKTVDELVTAINADSSLAGAVRASNDNGKLRIENQSTQDLTLTGTGTGGIDGSAGTSTIDGNSVRADLSTQFNELRDQLDKLSDDASFNGINLLRGDNLKLTFNETSTSTIDIQTKNGETVNSATLGINDIDAVDLDSDANIDSLVSGVKEALNSVRSQSSAFGSNLSIVENRQDFTKMMMNTLQTGADNLVLADGNEEAANMLALQTRQQLSSTALSLASQADQAPLRLF from the coding sequence ATGAGTGACATCACCCTATCCGCCGGCGTCCGCCAAAACCTTCTCTCGCTGCAGAACACAGCGGACCTGATGGCAACGACGCAGAACCGTCTCGCCACCGGCAAGAAGGTCAACTCGGCCCTCGACAATCCGACCAACTTCTTCACGGCGTCTTCCTTGCAGTCGCGTTCCAACGACCTGTCGCAGCTGATGGACGGCATGTCCAACGGCATCAAGACGCTGGAAGCGGCTGACAACGGCCTGACCTCGATCACCAAGACGCTGGAGTCGATGAAGTCGACCCTCAGCCAGGCCCGCCAGGACAAGTCCTTCGAGACCTCGTCCTTCACGATCGATTCCGCGACGATCGGCACGGCGACCGCTGAAACCCTGTCGATCTCCGGTGGCGCCGTCGGCACCACGCCGGTCGATGTGGCTCTGAACACGGCCGATGTCGCGGCCACGGCGGCCACGCTCACCGGTGCCGGTGGCACGGATCTGTCGGTTGCAGATCCTGATCTGAGCGCCCTCGCTGGCGAAACCCTGACCCTGTCTGACGGGACCAACACCGTCGCCTACACCTTCACCGGCTCGGCTACGGGTCAGAAGGCCGCTCTGGAAAGTGCTCTCAGCGCCAGTGGCTTCACCACCGCCGGCACCGCGGGTGGTCTTGATGTCAGCCGTGCGGACGGCGCCAATGTGACCGTCACGACAACCAACGCCTCGGTCGATGCCGTGATTGGCCTTGCCAACAACGACGTCAGTGTTGACGGTGTGGCGGGGACAACCGGTACGGTGAAGACGGTGGACGAACTCGTCACCGCGATCAACGCCGACTCCAGCCTCGCGGGCGCTGTGCGAGCGTCGAACGACAACGGCAAGCTGCGCATCGAGAACCAGTCGACGCAGGATCTCACGCTCACGGGTACTGGTACCGGTGGTATTGACGGCAGCGCCGGCACCAGCACCATCGACGGAAACTCCGTGCGTGCCGATCTGTCGACGCAGTTCAACGAGCTGCGCGATCAGCTCGACAAGCTGTCGGATGATGCCTCCTTCAACGGTATCAACCTGCTGCGCGGCGACAACCTGAAGCTGACGTTCAACGAAACCAGCACGTCGACCATCGACATTCAGACGAAGAATGGCGAGACGGTCAACTCGGCGACGCTGGGCATCAACGACATCGACGCTGTCGATCTCGACAGCGACGCCAACATCGACAGCCTGGTCTCGGGCGTGAAGGAAGCGCTCAACTCGGTCCGGTCGCAGTCGTCCGCGTTCGGTTCGAACCTGTCGATCGTGGAGAACCGTCAGGACTTCACGAAGATGATGATGAACACGCTGCAGACCGGCGCCGACAATCTGGTGCTGGCCGATGGCAACGAGGAAGCAGCCAACATGCTGGCCCTGCAGACCCGTCAGCAGCTGTCCTCGACGGCCCTGTCGCTCGCTTCGCAGGCCGATCAGGCTCCGCTGCGTCTCTTCTAA
- a CDS encoding flagellar basal body P-ring protein FlgI: MTFAPRLLTTLLRPAIVAAATACAVAGLLAGSTMMPGGSAEAASRIKDIADFEGIRENQLIGYGLVVGLEGTGDSLNNAPFTRQSLQAMLERLGVNTRGVNINTKNVAAVMVTANLPAFSTQGTRVDVSVSALGDSKSLQGGTLLVTPLLGADGEVYAIAQGPLAIGGFSAGGDAATITRGVPTSGRISNGGLVEREVEFQLASMTSLRVALRNPDLTTARRIALAINELIGLPTAEPADPSTVRLTLPRDYDGNIVDLLTDIEQLLIEPDLPAKIVIDEKSGIIVIGQNVRVSTVAVAQGNLTVTISESPEVSQPGPFSNGQTVVVPRSDLTVTDGGDRQLALVRESVTLQQLVDGLNALGIGPRDLISILQAIKASGALQAEIEVM; the protein is encoded by the coding sequence ATGACCTTCGCGCCCCGCCTCCTGACCACCTTGCTGCGCCCCGCCATCGTGGCCGCGGCGACGGCATGTGCGGTGGCAGGCCTCCTAGCCGGCAGCACGATGATGCCGGGCGGAAGTGCCGAGGCGGCCTCGCGCATCAAGGACATCGCCGATTTCGAGGGCATCCGTGAAAACCAGCTGATCGGTTACGGCCTCGTTGTCGGCCTGGAAGGTACGGGCGACAGCCTCAACAACGCGCCTTTCACGCGCCAGAGCCTGCAGGCCATGCTGGAGCGGCTGGGCGTCAACACCCGCGGCGTCAATATCAACACCAAGAATGTCGCCGCCGTCATGGTGACGGCGAACCTGCCGGCGTTTTCCACGCAAGGCACCCGCGTCGACGTCTCCGTCAGCGCGCTGGGCGACTCCAAGAGTCTGCAGGGCGGCACCTTGCTCGTGACACCGCTGCTTGGCGCGGATGGTGAGGTTTACGCCATCGCCCAGGGCCCGCTGGCGATCGGCGGCTTTTCGGCCGGCGGCGACGCGGCGACCATCACCCGCGGGGTCCCGACCTCGGGCCGCATCTCCAACGGTGGCCTGGTTGAGCGCGAGGTGGAATTCCAGCTCGCATCGATGACCTCCCTGCGGGTCGCCTTGCGCAATCCCGATCTGACCACGGCCCGCCGCATTGCGCTGGCGATCAACGAACTGATCGGCCTGCCGACGGCGGAGCCCGCCGACCCCAGCACCGTGCGCCTGACCCTGCCGCGCGATTATGACGGCAACATTGTCGACCTGCTCACCGATATCGAGCAGTTACTCATCGAGCCCGACCTGCCCGCCAAGATCGTCATCGACGAGAAGTCCGGGATCATCGTCATCGGCCAGAACGTGCGGGTGTCCACCGTGGCCGTGGCGCAGGGCAACCTGACCGTGACGATTTCCGAGAGCCCCGAGGTCAGTCAGCCGGGACCGTTCTCAAACGGCCAGACGGTTGTCGTGCCACGCTCCGACCTCACCGTGACGGACGGCGGCGACCGGCAGCTGGCTCTGGTGCGCGAAAGCGTGACGCTGCAGCAATTGGTCGACGGGCTCAACGCCCTGGGCATCGGTCCGCGCGATCTCATCTCGATCCTTCAGGCGATCAAGGCGTCCGGCGCGCTGCAAGCGGAAATCGAGGTGATGTAA